Proteins found in one Candidatus Nitrosopelagicus brevis genomic segment:
- a CDS encoding 4Fe-4S dicluster domain-containing protein produces MPINEDFCHGDKKPIGKIIDGPSGNFHWVWPSQAGEGQNEWDASKNEQVLADYEKRGEKMEKLGITGTMVANDWDVCVADGACIEACPVQVFQWYRTDKDVSGIDAVKDTTEWKGVGETEKEERRDFTDKADAIREHDCIYCMACVSVCPPQAVLVDQSNLEAHEKAAGTFVKMESGSENPHAHD; encoded by the coding sequence ATGCCAATTAATGAAGACTTTTGCCACGGTGATAAGAAACCAATTGGTAAAATCATTGATGGTCCTTCTGGTAATTTCCATTGGGTTTGGCCATCACAAGCAGGTGAAGGACAAAATGAATGGGATGCATCCAAGAATGAACAAGTTTTAGCCGATTATGAAAAACGCGGCGAAAAAATGGAGAAACTTGGTATTACTGGAACAATGGTTGCAAATGATTGGGATGTTTGTGTTGCAGATGGTGCTTGTATTGAAGCATGCCCCGTGCAAGTTTTTCAATGGTATAGAACTGATAAGGATGTATCAGGAATTGACGCAGTAAAAGATACCACTGAATGGAAAGGTGTAGGTGAAACTGAAAAAGAAGAACGTCGCGATTTTACCGACAAAGCAGATGCTATAAGAGAACATGACTGTATCTATTGTATGGCATGTGTCTCAGTTTGTCCACCACAAGCTGTTCTTGTTGATCAATCTAACTTAGAAGCTCACGAGAAAGCAGCTGGAACTTTTGTGAAAATGGAATCTGG